In the Necator americanus strain Aroian chromosome X, whole genome shotgun sequence genome, caCATCCAGAACATTTggtaatttctggaatttttcatcgTTGAACTAGCAAATCTCTTTTGACATTGTTGTTTTGTGGTTCACGTCGCCACTCAACGTAACAATTCACTCTTCTCCTCGTTCTGCCCACCCTTGCCTTTGATTCAAGTGTTCGGCCTGGATGCATTGTCcgtgcacacacacatacgatGCATACATTGTTCACGAAATATCCGTTAGGTGCGGAAATGCGTCAATTAGTTGTCCAATCGGTGGTCACTCATCGAATGAGCTTAGGAACTACACGCTAGTGCCTTCATTTAGTTGATTAAACTCGTCTTGTTCGGCCTTGTATCTGGCTTAATGAGTTTCTTGCCAGGTCTGATACCTCACAAGGATATATTAGTTTCGTTTGAAAAATCGAGGCACGCCGAggtttccttttcaaaatgttctcaaTATTTTACGGAAACGTGCACTCTTAAACTAGTACCACTATCGATCTCTTTGCCCATACTTTGTATGGGCGCGATAAATACGTATAGTTTTTCTGCGCCGACTGACCTCAACAGCACCGATCCGTAAAATTTTGGCGACAGTGTCGTATCCTAGCGGTTGGTTCATCCTTTGCAAAACGTtgcatggttttttttggtgcaaCATTAATGCATAGTTGGTGAATGTGGGCGTGTTCGGCTTAGAACTattaagaaaatacaaaaaaaagattaaacttgattatttttggtttttgaaattcttttttttatttcctcaagTTCACTGTTGTTTTCACCACTATGATAGCAAACAAACAGTATcattgaacattttttcaagCGAAAAATAGCCTATAAACTAGTAGTTACagatttatgagaaaaaactcGCATATTTCATCCTCCCAGTTCCAGAAATAAACACTTCCACTACTCCACAGTAAACACTTCCTCAAATGTTAGTCTGTTACGCTCAATTAAATGATCCCTCTTCAATGGCACATGATTATCGATTAACTGTACTGTTTTCCGCACCTTTTTCGCTTCCTACACCTCTTCTCACTTGTTTTCGTCGTTGAATCTGTTTACTTACAATCCCTTGTATGTCAATACTTCCCATTGTGGTGAAGTCCGAAGACTAAGAGCATTATTTTCAGGATAAGATATCGCATGGCTCAAGAAAAAGGACGATTTGCACAGACATGTATTCTTGTAGTAGCTCTCGTCCTTATTATCATTTCGTTCGCTTTAAGTGCAGCCGGATTGTTCAGCCCAAGTTGGCAAGTAGTCGACATCCGTGAATTCCGAGCCGAACATCATGTGAGAAtttttaattacatttttacattCGCGACGCTTTCAGATTGAATGAAATGTTGTCTGGTCTGTATGAAAGCGAACACAGACCCTTTCTTCACAACATATGCATTTTTTGTACAAGTTTTCGTTATCAATTCTTATGAGTACGGAGTGGAGTTCTACTAAAAGCATCTTTTTGTGGACATCTTCGCTTCAACTTTGGCTAAAATGTACAAAAGAGCGTAAGAAGAGGATCTGGTAATTTCCTTAGATAGTCTTTGAGGCGACCTGCTGGGAACAGTTCGTCCTTGGTTCGCCTTGAACGCCACCGAGATAGATCCCTTCATCGATCCTTCTACGGGAGAATCGATAGGAGGTTTTTTGTCTGAGTTCCGACTCCCAAAAGAACTGTCAAGAAGTCAAAGAATTTCTGATACAATTGATATTCTACCAGTGTTATAAACTAGTTACGTAGTCATAAAGCTTGCAACTGAGCCACTCATAGTCACTCATAAAAAACGCTTTGccttcactttaaaaaaaagatatcaaGAACACTAACGAGAATATGTAAAAGTAGTAAGTAGAAAAAGTAGTCTCTAAAGAAATTAAGTTCGCTGATGACTCTACCCACTCACTAAtaagagagaggaagaggaagaagagaagataGTTCAGCATGAGAAGCTATCTAGTATGCAGTCGTAGAAATTTGTTGGTCGTGGAATTTGAGGAATAGCcccaattttgtttttccaaaaaaCCGTATATGAATTTATTATACAAGGTGTATGTATACATTCAATGAACTTTTCAGTGGAAGAGTCATTatcttttttaccttttttttagttatttttttaaaatttccttcttgTGAGGCGTATCTCAAACTCTATACGTTGGAAAAAGAGTTGCGAGACACCATCTTCTTATATGGGGGATTGCACACCTTTTTATGTATTGGTGTATACCTCACGAGAaaatcttgttcttttttctttgacaggAAATTCCTACTTTATAAATTAGCAAAAGTTGCATaagatttgatttttattggtACAGTGAAGGaagttaattttaaatttttcaattaatgAAGCCTTATTTTAGCACGGTCTCTGGTTGGATTGTGCACGTGCTGAGCGTTATCTCGCTGCTGTTGGACGTGATTACGGAGGCGGGCAAGCATTGCACTGCACGTACAAATTCGATCAATCGGCTGATCAGGTAGTAAAGTTTTACGCTCATTGGATTCCTTAGTGGATTTTCCATAGTTATTCTATGAATTTTAAGTTGATCGATGAAAATATCGAGGATATCGATCAAAACAGTGCGGCCGGCGAAAGCGAACATCATcatttttttggtattttaagaaattattCAACAATTCCCTAGGTACTCATTCATTAAAACTGGAATTTAGCTTGGCACAAGGCCGTCCTTGGTTTTCTCATCgtatcactattattttcgTCGTTTGCTCTTTGTTGTGGTCTCTGCGCGCCGTGCAATGGGGGATGTGCCGTGATTTTTACCGTATTTGTATTTCTTGCATGTAAGTTTACCATGTACAGCTCTTTTGCTCTTCTTTCACATTTCAATGATATTTCTCCATAACCATAAACGCTCCCATTTTTTGCTGTGATCTTTTCCACAGCGGATTCTCTATTCGCATCAGTTAAAGGCTCCTAAGcaggattttccagaaatttgtggatttatttGCAGTTTTCATCGCTGTTATTGGTGacggagttttcttttttgccgCACATCGTGTGGATAACCGATTTGTTCAAGGACTTGTGGGCACGTACGAGGTTAGTGCAAGAATTCGATTGTTCCCATCCTCGTTGTCCCAGTTTTTGCCCGACATGCACTGTTTTCTGTGGTCAAAATGTTCCGATTTCCATTCTTAAACGGTACAtgtattgaaaatttccatgtttttcaaTGCTGGTCTGGACTGTTACGttctccaaaaagaaaaaagggaaaaacaaTTACGTAGTCACTAACGACTTTGTCCGTTGAATTTTCCGCTTTTCACATTTAAACTGCAAAACTTTgacttcaacattttttttaatttgaaagaaattcaaattggTAAAAACTTCTGCGAAGATCGTAGTGAGAATCGTGCATTTCTAGAAGGAAATTAGTTCGATATTTAAATGGTTTCATTCATGTTTGAAACAGTGGATAAAATTTCATAACAGAGATATTTTGAGGataatatttaaaggcatacGTATTATTGCCGCATCATAAAAATATTGTTCAGTTTCCTCCCTTCCAGCTTTCTGCTATGTCATAAGTTCTTGAACACAGACCTAAAGTCTATGATTTCAGCAAAGGATTGGCGTTGCCTTTTATTTACATGGTTCTGGAACTCTCGTATTGATGTTGGCCTTTTTAATATCCGTAGTAGCCGCGTATCAAATCCTGAGGAAAGCCGAGTTATCCAGTTCGTTACCTCTCCGAGAATTGGCGCCACTTTATGGAAGCCGGATGAGAGAGACTTTCGCATAGATTTTCAAATATATGAAAAGGGTTTATTGTCTGTTGAGAACCTCATGGAGGTACGTATATAATGTTATTTGCCTATTTTCTCTTGTTCTACATTCGATTGCTGCCTCGCTGCTGTTCACTTCTTTCTCTGATTAGGAAGTCTTCCATTATTTATGACGTTGGTGCATAAATAATCCATGTCATTGTTTCTGAATTTACTGATCTCCGTTGTTTTGCCAGATCTATGATGTGCCCATGGATAAAACTGCTCCTGTATTTCCTCCTGTTAATCACCCTCCTTTATACCGTATGAACATCACAGAACACATAAATGACTTATGAATGAAATAATCTGATTAGAAGTTTAGATCACAAATTTGAGAGGCAATGAATGGGTGATGAATGTCGGATACATTCAGTACTTAGGCCATTATAATTttgcggcaaaaaaaaatgccaccGTTTCAATAGAATGCTGAACGCTTACGAGAGAACAACAACGTAGCGATTACTGGGATTAGTGTATAAATCAATTTTGATATGAATAATCTGGATTATTAGTATTAAATGAGTACATATGAAGTACAGCAGGAACGTAATGTTGCGATTAGACCGACGTTCTCACTTCCTTCTCGTCATCATCTGACAAAATTCTGaaatattagattttttttttcaagcattccACATATTTGTACAACTAAATACATATAGAAATATGtgtaatgaaatgaagaaacaaTTATGTTGTTTAGGTTTTATGAggtgaataata is a window encoding:
- a CDS encoding hypothetical protein (NECATOR_CHRX.G25934.T2), whose protein sequence is MYVCGARVALMIPPLPPGWRTLESIIQGQANLDDEYYLCPYSSSTDIAFRDIRSFWNNDSGIFTALANWISAKYCIDTFFVLRIRYRMAQEKGRFAQTCILVVALVLIIISFALSAAGLFSPSWQVVDIREFRAEHHHGLWLDCARAERYLAAVGRDYGGGQALHCTYKFDQSADQLIDENIEDIDQNSAAGESEHHHFFAWHKAVLGFLIVSLLFSSFALCCGLCAPCNGGCAVIFTVFVFLAFFIAVIGDGVFFFAAHRVDNRFVQGLVGTYEQRIGVAFYLHGSGTLVLMLAFLISVVAAYQILRKAELSSSLPLRELAPLYGSRMRETFA
- a CDS encoding hypothetical protein (NECATOR_CHRX.G25934.T1), whose protein sequence is MAQEKGRFAQTCILVVALVLIIISFALSAAGLFSPSWQVVDIREFRAEHHHGLWLDCARAERYLAAVGRDYGGGQALHCTYKFDQSADQLIDENIEDIDQNSAAGESEHHHFFAWHKAVLGFLIVSLLFSSFALCCGLCAPCNGGCAVIFTVFVFLAFFIAVIGDGVFFFAAHRVDNRFVQGLVGTYEQRIGVAFYLHGSGTLVLMLAFLISVVAAYQILRKAELSSSLPLRELAPLYGSRMRETFA